From the genome of Geminocystis herdmanii PCC 6308, one region includes:
- the rpsC gene encoding 30S ribosomal protein S3, with product MGQKVHPIGFRLGYTKEHSSCWYADAKFYPQLLQEDHKIRQYIEKNLGNASIAEIKIDRKADQIDLSIHTARPGVVVGKGGQGIEKLRTDLQALLKNQRQFRVNVIEVANVDASAPLMAEFITSQLERRVSFRRVVRQAIQRAQKAEVLGIKIQVSGRLNGAEIARTEWIREGRVPLHTLRADIDYSYKTASTIYGILGIKVWIFKGEIIPGEEDLRANNTKAKQGRKKPRRQKFEDRSE from the coding sequence ATGGGACAAAAAGTACATCCAATTGGTTTTCGTCTAGGCTACACAAAAGAACACTCTTCTTGTTGGTATGCTGATGCGAAATTTTACCCCCAACTTCTTCAAGAAGATCACAAAATTCGTCAGTACATCGAGAAAAATCTCGGTAATGCTAGTATTGCTGAAATTAAGATCGATCGAAAAGCTGATCAAATTGACCTCTCTATCCATACCGCTAGACCCGGTGTTGTAGTAGGAAAAGGCGGTCAAGGCATTGAAAAATTACGCACTGACTTACAGGCACTATTAAAAAATCAACGTCAGTTTCGAGTTAATGTTATCGAAGTGGCTAACGTTGATGCTAGTGCTCCCCTTATGGCTGAATTTATCACCTCTCAACTTGAAAGACGGGTTTCCTTCCGTAGAGTTGTCAGACAAGCCATTCAAAGAGCCCAAAAAGCTGAAGTATTAGGAATCAAAATCCAAGTTAGTGGTCGTCTCAACGGTGCAGAAATCGCCCGTACTGAGTGGATTCGTGAAGGTCGTGTTCCCTTACACACCTTACGAGCTGATATTGACTACTCCTACAAAACCGCTAGTACCATCTACGGAATTTTAGGTATCAAAGTTTGGATCTTCAAAGGTGAAATTATCCCCGGTGAAGAAGATTTGAGAGCTAATAATACAAAAGCGAAACAAGGACGCAAAAAGCCTCGTCGTCAAAAATTTGAAGATCGCTCTGAATAA
- the rplV gene encoding 50S ribosomal protein L22: MAKTQEKPEVDTSQEVKAIARYIRMSPSKVRRVLDQIRGRSYSEALIILEFMPYRACEPIIKVLRSAVANAEHNEGLNPSTLVVSTAFADGGPTLKRFRPRAQGRAYQIRKRTCHITVAVAPTV; encoded by the coding sequence ATGGCTAAAACACAGGAAAAACCAGAGGTTGATACCTCTCAAGAAGTAAAAGCGATCGCCCGTTATATCAGAATGTCACCATCAAAAGTGCGTCGGGTTTTAGATCAAATTCGGGGTCGTAGTTATTCAGAAGCATTAATTATTCTGGAATTTATGCCCTATCGTGCTTGTGAACCCATTATCAAGGTTCTCCGCTCTGCTGTAGCTAATGCTGAACATAATGAAGGCTTAAATCCTTCTACTTTAGTTGTCAGTACTGCCTTTGCTGATGGTGGACCCACTTTAAAACGTTTCCGCCCCAGAGCGCAAGGTCGTGCTTATCAAATCCGTAAACGCACTTGTCATATCACTGTGGCAGTTGCTCCCACGGTCTAA
- the rpsS gene encoding 30S ribosomal protein S19 — MSRSLKKGPFIADSLLTKIEKLNIKGEKQVVKTWSRASTIIPNMIGHTIAVHNGRQHVPIFITEQMVGHKLGEFAPTRTFRGHAKSDKKARR, encoded by the coding sequence ATGAGTCGTTCACTGAAAAAAGGACCATTTATAGCGGATAGCCTTCTCACCAAAATTGAAAAATTAAACATCAAAGGTGAGAAACAAGTTGTTAAAACTTGGTCCCGCGCTTCCACTATCATTCCGAACATGATCGGTCATACTATCGCCGTTCATAATGGTCGTCAACACGTTCCTATCTTTATCACTGAGCAAATGGTAGGTCACAAGTTAGGGGAATTTGCTCCTACTCGTACCTTCCGAGGTCACGCTAAAAGTGATAAAAAGGCAAGACGCTAA
- the rplB gene encoding 50S ribosomal protein L2 — MGVRTYRPYTPGRRQAVSSDFAEITKSTPEKSLTKYVHRKKGRNNRGVITSRHRGGGHKRLYRIIDFKRDKRDINAQVIAIEYDPNRNARIALVQYEDGEKRYILAPAGIQVGATIIASADAPYEIGNALPLEKIPLGTEIHNIELTLGKGGQIVRAAGGFAQLMAKDGNYVTLKLPSKEVRMIRKECYATIGRVGNIEARNLKLGKAGKTRHLGIRPHVRGSAMNPVDHPHGGGEGRAPIGRSGPVSPWGQPALGKKTRKKKKLSSKYIVRRRNANKGK, encoded by the coding sequence ATGGGTGTTCGTACATATAGACCATATACACCGGGCAGAAGACAAGCGGTAAGCTCAGATTTCGCAGAAATCACAAAGAGTACACCAGAAAAGTCTCTGACAAAATATGTCCACCGTAAAAAGGGACGTAATAATCGAGGTGTAATTACCAGTCGTCATCGTGGCGGCGGACACAAAAGACTTTATCGTATTATCGACTTCAAACGAGATAAACGAGATATTAACGCTCAAGTAATTGCGATCGAATATGATCCTAACCGTAACGCTCGTATTGCCCTAGTGCAGTATGAAGACGGCGAAAAAAGATATATTCTCGCCCCCGCAGGGATTCAAGTTGGTGCTACCATTATCGCCAGTGCTGACGCACCCTACGAAATTGGTAATGCTTTACCCTTAGAAAAAATCCCCCTAGGTACTGAGATTCACAACATTGAACTTACCCTCGGAAAAGGCGGTCAAATCGTCCGTGCCGCTGGTGGTTTTGCTCAATTAATGGCAAAAGACGGCAATTATGTAACTCTGAAACTACCTTCTAAAGAGGTACGGATGATTCGTAAAGAATGTTATGCCACTATCGGACGGGTAGGAAATATCGAAGCCAGAAACCTCAAACTCGGAAAAGCTGGTAAGACTCGTCATTTAGGTATCAGACCTCACGTTCGTGGTAGCGCCATGAACCCTGTAGATCACCCTCATGGTGGTGGTGAAGGTCGTGCGCCCATCGGTCGTTCTGGACCTGTTTCTCCTTGGGGACAACCTGCTTTAGGTAAGAAAACTCGTAAGAAGAAAAAACTCAGTAGTAAATATATCGTTCGTCGCCGTAACGCCAATAAAGGCAAATAA
- a CDS encoding 50S ribosomal protein L23, whose protein sequence is MANSRYGKTTKVRKSTAELADLVIRPIVTEKATYMMEDNKFVFEVVKPATKPEIRAAIESLFDVKVVKVNTMNQPRKKRRVGQSIGYKPQYKKAIVTLAEGDSLQSIFFPEL, encoded by the coding sequence GTGGCGAATAGTAGATACGGAAAAACAACTAAAGTCAGAAAAAGTACTGCTGAACTAGCAGACCTCGTTATTCGTCCCATCGTTACCGAAAAGGCAACATATATGATGGAAGATAACAAGTTTGTTTTTGAAGTAGTTAAACCTGCAACCAAGCCCGAAATTCGCGCGGCGATCGAAAGTCTTTTTGATGTAAAAGTGGTCAAAGTCAATACCATGAATCAACCCCGTAAAAAACGCCGTGTTGGTCAAAGTATCGGTTATAAACCTCAATACAAAAAGGCGATCGTAACCCTAGCCGAAGGAGACTCTCTCCAAAGTATATTTTTCCCTGAATTATAA
- the rplD gene encoding 50S ribosomal protein L4, whose translation MVNCVVKNWQGEQSGETTLEMPIAKVENAEHIVHRALVRQLHNQRQGTASTKTRAEVRGGGRKPWRQKGTGRARAGSIRSPLWRGGGVIFGPKPKDYNLKMNRKERRLALRTAFMSRVEDLIVVENFTEQLTTPKTKEVVAALNRWGIPADKKVLLIATDLSSDNFYLSVRNLPNVKLLRHDCLNIYDILYADKIVATSDAITKIQEVYCGE comes from the coding sequence ATGGTTAATTGTGTAGTAAAAAATTGGCAAGGAGAACAAAGTGGCGAAACTACTTTAGAGATGCCGATCGCTAAAGTAGAAAACGCAGAACACATTGTCCATCGTGCCTTAGTTCGTCAACTACATAATCAGCGTCAAGGAACAGCATCCACAAAAACCAGAGCCGAAGTGCGTGGTGGTGGTCGTAAACCTTGGAGACAGAAAGGTACAGGTAGAGCTAGAGCAGGTTCTATTCGTTCTCCCCTATGGCGTGGCGGTGGTGTCATTTTTGGACCAAAACCCAAAGATTACAACCTCAAAATGAACCGTAAGGAAAGAAGATTGGCTTTAAGAACCGCTTTTATGAGTCGTGTAGAAGATTTGATCGTAGTCGAAAACTTCACCGAGCAATTAACTACTCCTAAAACCAAAGAAGTAGTAGCGGCTTTAAATCGTTGGGGAATACCCGCCGATAAAAAAGTCCTCTTGATCGCTACCGATCTTTCCTCCGACAATTTTTACCTATCTGTTCGTAACTTACCCAATGTCAAACTTCTTAGACATGATTGTCTAAATATTTATGACATTTTGTACGCTGATAAAATTGTAGCTACCTCTGACGCTATTACCAAAATACAGGAGGTTTATTGTGGCGAATAG
- the rplC gene encoding 50S ribosomal protein L3, which produces MSLGVLGTKLGMTTIFDPETGNAIPVTVVQAGPCRVTQIKTKETDGYTAVQLGYSELPDRKRTLNTKEPKEVNKYLTSPEDGHLRNKGLPALRHLKEYRLDDVSSFEIGQIIGADLFEEGALVDVGGKTIGRGFAGYQKRHNFKRGNMTHGSKNHRLPGSTGAGTTPGRVYPGKRMAGRYGNTNVKIRKLVVAKIDSDRNLLLIKGAIPGKTGNLVSITPALIVGQK; this is translated from the coding sequence GTGAGCTTAGGCGTACTCGGTACAAAACTAGGCATGACCACCATCTTTGACCCCGAAACAGGAAATGCAATTCCTGTCACAGTAGTTCAAGCAGGTCCATGTCGAGTAACTCAAATCAAAACCAAAGAAACAGACGGCTATACTGCCGTTCAACTCGGATACAGTGAACTGCCCGATCGAAAACGTACCTTAAACACTAAAGAGCCTAAAGAAGTTAATAAATACTTAACCAGTCCTGAAGACGGACATCTAAGAAATAAAGGACTTCCTGCTTTACGTCATCTCAAAGAATATCGTTTAGACGATGTAAGTTCATTTGAAATCGGACAAATCATCGGTGCAGACTTATTTGAAGAAGGTGCATTAGTGGATGTAGGCGGAAAAACCATCGGACGAGGCTTTGCTGGTTATCAAAAACGTCATAACTTCAAAAGAGGTAATATGACTCACGGTTCTAAAAACCATCGCTTACCCGGTTCGACAGGTGCAGGTACAACTCCCGGTCGTGTTTACCCCGGTAAAAGAATGGCTGGACGTTATGGAAACACTAACGTCAAAATCCGTAAATTAGTTGTCGCTAAAATTGATTCCGATCGAAACTTATTATTGATCAAAGGAGCAATCCCCGGCAAAACAGGCAACTTAGTTAGTATTACCCCAGCCCTCATCGTAGGTCAAAAGTAA
- a CDS encoding mechanosensitive ion channel family protein, giving the protein MWSLNWNLIVKWLAPIIVVLMITLIGFLVEKRLKKLRENPDNNNLLRKYSFILESFDGIIFIWSIVGSIALILPSLTLPSALYILIQKILMVIGLFGGTILASRLAVSSIQLYGKKNETSLSITSLFEYLTKVLIFSIGFLIIIQSIGIQITALITAFGVGSLSIGLAFQNTLSNLISGINIIVSRKIRPGDYIKFKNGEEGYVIDVELKYTLIRDIYENIIVIPNRQIIDASFKNYTLSNSAFLLPIKIGIAYDNDLAKVELITLDIAKHILEEVEGGVKDFEPFLRYEKFDYYAIDLIVYLKINEYFDRFIITHEFIKEIHQVYQRENIVMAFPIVINNGQLMIDS; this is encoded by the coding sequence ATGTGGTCATTAAATTGGAATTTAATTGTTAAATGGTTAGCACCGATTATAGTCGTGTTGATGATAACCTTGATCGGATTTTTGGTAGAAAAGAGGTTGAAAAAATTAAGGGAAAATCCTGATAATAATAATTTATTGCGAAAATATTCTTTTATTTTAGAGTCTTTTGATGGCATCATTTTTATTTGGTCAATTGTCGGCTCGATCGCGCTTATTTTACCTAGTCTTACTTTACCTTCGGCGTTATATATTTTAATTCAAAAAATCTTAATGGTTATTGGATTATTTGGGGGAACTATTTTAGCTTCTCGTTTAGCGGTGAGTAGTATTCAACTATATGGCAAAAAAAATGAGACGAGTCTTTCGATTACTTCTTTATTTGAGTATTTAACGAAGGTTTTAATTTTTAGTATCGGTTTTTTAATTATTATACAGTCGATCGGCATTCAAATTACTGCGTTAATTACGGCTTTTGGGGTGGGTAGTTTATCCATCGGTTTAGCTTTTCAAAATACTTTAAGTAATTTAATTTCGGGGATTAATATTATTGTTTCTCGTAAAATTCGCCCTGGGGATTATATTAAATTTAAGAATGGTGAGGAAGGTTATGTGATTGATGTGGAGTTAAAATATACGTTAATTAGAGATATTTATGAGAATATAATCGTTATTCCCAATCGACAAATTATTGATGCTAGTTTTAAAAATTATACGTTATCTAATTCTGCTTTTTTGTTACCGATAAAAATAGGTATTGCTTATGATAATGATTTGGCTAAAGTGGAGTTAATTACTTTAGATATTGCTAAACATATTTTAGAGGAAGTAGAAGGAGGTGTGAAAGATTTTGAGCCTTTTTTAAGGTATGAAAAATTTGATTATTATGCGATCGATCTCATAGTTTATTTGAAAATTAATGAATATTTCGATCGATTTATCATCACCCATGAATTTATTAAGGAAATTCACCAAGTTTATCAACGGGAAAATATTGTGATGGCTTTTCCGATCGTGATTAATAATGGACAATTAATGATTGATAGTTAG